In one window of Streptomyces griseus subsp. griseus DNA:
- a CDS encoding ECF subfamily RNA polymerase sigma factor, BldN family, translating to MYPHVGVDASGLATLRASVIDRLRGFVPTAYAVPAFATPAPAGPCYAMAERSAAVGRRSTRAASTTSTVRRPTADSDSARMMDLVERAQAGEADAFGRLYDQYSDTVYRYIYYRVGGKATAEDLTSETFLRALRRISTFTWQGRDFGAWLVTIARNLVADHFKSSRFRLEVTTGEMLDANEVARSPEDSVLESLSNAALLQAVRRLNPQQQECVTLRFLQGLSVAETARVMGKNEGAIKTLQYRAVRTLARLLPDDAR from the coding sequence CCTGGCTACGCTGCGCGCATCGGTCATTGACCGCCTGCGCGGCTTCGTCCCCACCGCGTACGCCGTCCCCGCCTTTGCCACCCCTGCACCTGCCGGCCCCTGCTACGCCATGGCCGAACGCAGTGCGGCGGTCGGAAGACGCAGCACCCGCGCCGCCTCGACCACGTCGACCGTCCGCCGTCCCACGGCGGACAGCGACAGCGCGCGCATGATGGATCTCGTCGAGCGCGCGCAGGCCGGCGAGGCCGACGCCTTCGGCCGCCTGTACGACCAGTACAGCGACACCGTGTACCGGTACATCTACTACCGCGTGGGCGGCAAGGCGACCGCGGAGGACCTCACCAGTGAGACCTTCCTCCGCGCGCTGCGCCGTATCTCCACGTTCACCTGGCAGGGCCGCGACTTCGGCGCCTGGCTGGTCACCATCGCTCGCAACCTGGTCGCCGACCACTTCAAATCCAGTCGGTTCCGACTGGAAGTGACCACCGGCGAAATGCTCGACGCCAACGAGGTGGCGCGCTCCCCCGAGGACTCCGTCCTGGAGTCCCTCTCCAACGCCGCACTGCTCCAGGCCGTGCGCCGACTCAATCCACAGCAGCAGGAGTGCGTCACCCTGCGCTTCCTCCAGGGACTCTCGGTCGCCGAGACGGCCCGGGTGATGGGGAAGAACGAGGGCGCGATCAAGACCCTGCAGTACCGCGCCGTCCGGACGCTCGCCCGGCTCCTGCCGGACGACGCCCGCTGA
- a CDS encoding DUF5667 domain-containing protein: MIANVSAHRRANAFAQALEEQTPQGAAAVQPEEPADQADRGPLLALANGLGELPKPQLDPEVKVVQRAQLVAAMEAMFAEGGASTGPTVPVQRGKGAHRASPLRKLRPRSRWAKGLTAGGLTVGVAAGAFGGVAAASSDALPGDSLYGLKRGMEDISLGMTKGDAGRGEAYLDQASTRLSEARRLMERGRVGELDHESLGAVRRALNGMSHDASEGHRLLHAAYQRDGSIGPIQTLDTFSRSHRATWSSLRDRLPVQLTDIRDQVSSVFEAIEDDVAPLQSLLPRPPGGSEDTGRTDTTTPDTGSPRTDDPAPAPPSQSEGRTDSSTAPKPSGPSGSSGSSDATPDDGLLGGTDGLLDELPTDGLTQPSPEGRPSTSPRPAPDVTLPPLLPGLLPGLGIDGENLKPKP, encoded by the coding sequence GTGATCGCAAACGTTTCGGCACACCGGCGGGCGAACGCCTTCGCCCAGGCCCTGGAGGAGCAGACCCCCCAGGGTGCGGCGGCCGTACAGCCCGAGGAGCCGGCCGACCAGGCCGACCGCGGACCGCTGTTGGCCTTGGCGAACGGCCTCGGTGAGCTACCGAAGCCGCAGTTGGACCCCGAGGTCAAAGTGGTGCAGCGAGCCCAGCTCGTCGCGGCCATGGAGGCCATGTTCGCCGAGGGCGGCGCATCGACGGGCCCTACGGTGCCCGTGCAACGGGGCAAGGGGGCCCACCGGGCCTCGCCACTGCGCAAACTGCGTCCCCGCTCCCGCTGGGCGAAGGGGCTCACCGCCGGTGGCCTCACCGTGGGTGTGGCAGCCGGGGCATTCGGCGGAGTGGCCGCTGCCAGCTCCGACGCCCTGCCCGGTGACTCGCTGTACGGGCTGAAGCGCGGGATGGAGGACATCAGCCTCGGCATGACCAAGGGCGACGCAGGCCGCGGCGAGGCCTACCTCGACCAGGCGTCCACCCGGCTCAGCGAGGCCCGCAGACTCATGGAGCGCGGCCGCGTCGGCGAGCTGGACCACGAGTCCCTCGGCGCCGTCAGACGCGCGCTCAACGGCATGTCCCACGACGCCTCCGAGGGCCACCGTCTGCTCCACGCCGCCTACCAGCGCGACGGCTCCATCGGCCCCATCCAGACCCTGGACACGTTCTCCCGCTCGCACCGCGCCACCTGGAGCAGCCTCCGCGACCGGCTCCCCGTCCAGCTCACCGACATCCGCGACCAGGTCAGCTCCGTCTTCGAAGCCATAGAGGACGACGTCGCCCCGCTCCAGTCCCTCCTCCCCCGCCCCCCGGGCGGCAGCGAGGACACCGGACGCACCGACACCACCACCCCGGACACCGGATCCCCCCGGACCGACGACCCCGCGCCCGCGCCCCCCTCCCAGTCCGAGGGCCGCACCGACTCCAGCACCGCACCGAAGCCGTCCGGCCCCTCGGGCTCCTCCGGCTCCTCCGACGCGACCCCGGACGACGGCCTCCTCGGCGGTACGGACGGACTGCTGGACGAGCTCCCCACGGACGGGCTCACCCAGCCGTCCCCGGAGGGCCGCCCCAGCACCTCGCCCCGCCCCGCCCCCGACGTCACCCTCCCCCCGCTGCTCCCCGGGCTCCTCCCCGGCCTCGGGATCGACGGGGAGAACCTCAAGCCCAAGCCGTAG
- a CDS encoding lysophospholipid acyltransferase family protein, which translates to MADAKVIPFDDDRSRSGGGSRPARRRTGSGSGGRGDGSTAPVSALPGGRLPEPSESAPEAAEGAAAGAQEPRQSPGAQEVSPDGSGGGWDRRIAGGLAFLRRRVTGDYEVDEFGYDKELTDQVLMSALRPLADRYFRVEVKGIENIPSEGGALIVANHSGTLPLDGLMLQVAVHDNHPAERHLRLLAADLVFHLPVVNELARKAGHTLACAEDAQRLLELGEIVGVMPEGFKGIGKPFGDRYKLQRFGRGGFVSTALRAGAPIVPCSIVGAEEIYPMIGNAKTLARLLGFPYFPITPTFPWLGPLGAVPLPTKWTIQFGEPIPTDGYPPEAAEDPMLMFNLTDQVREQIQHTLYKLLVQRRSVFF; encoded by the coding sequence ATGGCGGACGCCAAGGTCATTCCGTTCGACGACGACCGTTCGCGGTCCGGTGGCGGCTCGCGTCCGGCCCGGCGCCGGACCGGGAGCGGCAGCGGTGGGCGGGGCGACGGCTCCACGGCCCCTGTGAGCGCCCTGCCGGGCGGCCGGCTCCCCGAGCCTTCGGAGAGCGCTCCGGAGGCTGCGGAGGGGGCTGCGGCGGGGGCACAGGAGCCCCGGCAGTCCCCGGGGGCCCAGGAGGTTTCCCCGGATGGGTCCGGTGGCGGCTGGGACCGGCGGATCGCGGGCGGGCTCGCGTTCCTGCGGCGCCGGGTGACCGGCGACTACGAGGTCGACGAGTTCGGTTACGACAAGGAGCTCACCGACCAGGTCCTGATGTCGGCGCTGCGGCCGCTGGCGGACAGGTACTTCCGGGTCGAGGTGAAGGGGATCGAGAACATCCCGTCGGAGGGCGGGGCGCTCATCGTGGCCAACCACTCCGGGACGCTGCCGCTGGACGGGCTGATGCTCCAGGTCGCGGTGCACGACAACCACCCGGCCGAGCGCCATCTGCGGCTGCTCGCCGCCGATCTGGTCTTCCACCTCCCGGTCGTCAACGAGCTGGCGCGTAAGGCCGGGCACACGCTGGCCTGTGCGGAGGACGCGCAACGGCTGCTGGAGCTCGGCGAGATCGTCGGGGTGATGCCCGAGGGGTTCAAGGGGATCGGCAAGCCGTTCGGCGACCGGTACAAGCTCCAGCGGTTCGGGCGGGGCGGGTTCGTCTCGACGGCGCTGCGGGCGGGGGCGCCGATCGTGCCGTGCTCGATCGTGGGGGCCGAGGAGATCTACCCGATGATCGGGAACGCGAAGACGCTGGCGCGGCTGCTGGGCTTCCCGTACTTCCCGATCACGCCCACGTTCCCGTGGCTCGGGCCGCTGGGTGCGGTGCCGCTGCCGACGAAGTGGACGATCCAGTTCGGTGAGCCGATCCCGACGGACGGCTATCCGCCGGAGGCGGCGGAGGACCCGATGCTGATGTTCAACCTGACGGACCAGGTGCGCGAGCAGATCCAGCACACGCTGTACAAGCTGCTGGTGCAGCGCCGGTCGGTCTTCTTCTGA
- a CDS encoding NAD-dependent epimerase/dehydratase family protein, which produces MGKVVLVTGVARQLGGRFVRRVQREPGVDRVIAVDAVAPSHPLGDAEFVRADIRQSALARILAEYAVDTVVHLDVSGKALGAGGRTAVKETNVIGTMQLLGACQKSPTVRRLVVKSSTSVYGSAPRDPAVFTETTPPKSLPSGGFAKDAVEVEGYVRGFARRRPDVAVCVLRFANILGPYPDSPLADYLSLPVLPTVFGYDPRLQFVHEDDVVDVLRIAAGEPRRGTLNSGTFNIAGDGVLLLSQCSRRLGKPTVPLLLPAVTWVGSALRTIGMTDFSPEQIRLLTHGRVVSTVQMRETLGFRPEFTTAETFAEFARSRGPGLLPPETVGRAVDRLAELPLPGGAGPRERGTGAVQTTHGAR; this is translated from the coding sequence TTGGGGAAGGTCGTCCTCGTCACAGGAGTGGCCCGGCAGCTGGGTGGCCGCTTCGTCCGGCGCGTCCAGCGGGAGCCGGGTGTGGACCGGGTGATCGCCGTGGACGCGGTCGCGCCCTCGCATCCGCTGGGCGACGCGGAGTTCGTGCGCGCGGACATCCGGCAGTCCGCCCTGGCGCGGATCCTGGCCGAGTACGCCGTCGACACGGTCGTGCACCTGGACGTCTCCGGCAAGGCGCTCGGCGCCGGCGGCCGGACGGCGGTCAAGGAGACCAACGTCATCGGCACCATGCAGCTGCTCGGTGCCTGTCAGAAGTCGCCGACCGTGCGGCGGCTCGTGGTGAAGTCCAGCACGAGCGTGTACGGGTCGGCGCCCCGCGATCCGGCGGTGTTCACCGAGACCACCCCGCCCAAGTCGCTGCCCAGCGGCGGGTTCGCGAAGGACGCGGTGGAGGTCGAGGGGTACGTACGGGGCTTCGCCCGGCGCCGCCCGGACGTCGCGGTCTGTGTGCTGCGGTTCGCCAACATCCTGGGGCCGTACCCGGACTCGCCGCTGGCGGACTATCTGTCGCTGCCCGTCCTGCCGACCGTCTTCGGCTACGACCCCCGGCTCCAGTTCGTGCACGAGGACGACGTCGTCGACGTCCTGCGGATCGCCGCGGGTGAGCCCCGGCGCGGGACGCTGAACAGCGGGACCTTCAACATCGCCGGGGACGGCGTGCTGTTGCTCTCCCAGTGCTCGCGGCGGCTGGGGAAGCCGACCGTGCCCCTGCTGCTGCCCGCCGTCACCTGGGTCGGCTCGGCGCTCCGTACGATCGGGATGACCGACTTCTCGCCGGAGCAGATCCGGCTGCTGACCCACGGCCGGGTGGTCTCGACCGTGCAGATGCGCGAGACCCTCGGTTTCCGGCCGGAGTTCACCACGGCCGAGACCTTCGCGGAGTTCGCGCGGAGCCGGGGGCCGGGGCTGCTGCCGCCGGAGACGGTGGGCAGGGCGGTGGACCGGCTGGCGGAGCTGCCGCTGCCGGGAGGTGCCGGGCCGCGGGAGCGCGGGACCGGTGCGGTACAGACGACTCACGGCGCCAGGTAG
- a CDS encoding 30S ribosomal protein bS22, translating to MGSVIKKRRKRMAKKKHRKLLKRTRVQRRNKK from the coding sequence GTGGGCTCTGTTATCAAGAAGCGGCGCAAGCGGATGGCCAAGAAGAAGCACCGCAAGCTGCTCAAGCGCACGCGCGTTCAGCGTCGCAACAAGAAGTAA
- a CDS encoding helix-turn-helix domain-containing protein produces the protein MAADNERPLNEVRFLTVAEVASVMRVSKMTVYRLVHSGHLPAIRVGRSFRVPEQAVHAYLRESFVGVESA, from the coding sequence ATGGCTGCTGACAACGAGAGGCCTCTCAACGAGGTCAGGTTTCTGACCGTGGCGGAAGTCGCCTCGGTCATGCGAGTGTCGAAGATGACCGTGTACCGCTTGGTGCACAGCGGTCATCTGCCGGCGATCCGGGTGGGCAGGTCCTTCCGGGTGCCGGAGCAAGCGGTTCACGCGTATCTCCGCGAGTCCTTTGTGGGGGTGGAATCAGCCTGA
- a CDS encoding phosphatase: MLSTGALRAHLLAARLAGPVATSRENSLRSYRLFAARDPRVMLGLAPERAWDEPDVLRLMAERCGVSADPAHVSGPDAIDPERTVAALDAFAERLGRAASLRAPVLLGTGHPHRLLGFYAGLADALSSAGCPVLTPAQGRSIDMTTRFGVRTYRLDHVRGVALVREPGGRPSGGETGAHTHSPLPVRMALQDAAERYGVLPELVIGDHGWVCGAGQLGIEAIGPADTDDPALFVGEAEGRVSVVVPLDDGVRSHYYRPLTRYVLHRAGLSS; the protein is encoded by the coding sequence GTGTTGAGCACCGGGGCGTTACGCGCCCATCTGCTGGCGGCCCGGCTGGCCGGGCCCGTGGCCACCTCGCGCGAGAACAGTCTGCGCAGCTACCGGCTGTTCGCCGCGCGCGATCCGCGGGTGATGCTCGGGCTCGCGCCCGAGCGGGCCTGGGACGAGCCGGACGTCCTGCGGTTGATGGCGGAGCGGTGCGGGGTCTCGGCCGACCCCGCGCATGTGTCGGGTCCGGACGCGATCGATCCGGAGCGCACGGTGGCGGCGTTGGACGCGTTCGCGGAGCGGCTGGGGCGGGCGGCGTCGCTGCGGGCCCCGGTGCTGCTGGGGACCGGGCATCCGCACCGGCTGCTGGGGTTCTACGCCGGGCTGGCAGACGCCTTGTCGTCGGCGGGATGTCCTGTCCTCACCCCCGCGCAGGGGCGATCTATCGACATGACGACCCGGTTCGGCGTACGCACGTACCGTCTCGACCACGTTCGGGGGGTCGCGCTGGTCCGCGAGCCCGGGGGGCGGCCCTCGGGTGGTGAAACCGGCGCGCATACGCATTCGCCGCTGCCGGTCCGGATGGCGCTCCAGGACGCGGCGGAGCGGTACGGGGTGCTTCCGGAGCTGGTGATCGGGGATCACGGGTGGGTCTGCGGTGCAGGTCAGCTCGGTATCGAGGCGATCGGGCCGGCGGATACGGACGATCCCGCGCTCTTCGTCGGCGAGGCCGAGGGGCGGGTTTCGGTCGTCGTGCCTCTCGACGACGGGGTCCGGTCGCACTACTACCGGCCGCTGACGCGCTACGTGCTCCACCGGGCGGGCCTGTCGTCGTAA
- a CDS encoding acetoin utilization protein AcuC: MSGRTQLMWDDAVTGYDFGESHPMDPVRLALTMGLVRAFGLDEVVDLRAAKAVGDSTLRLVHRQDYVSAVRAASADPRAADQDYGLGTVDDPAFTGMHEASALIAGLSVGAAEAVWRGETAHAVNFTGGLHHAMPGAAAGFCIYNDPALAIARLLELGAERVAYVDVDVHHGDGVQAAFWEDPRVLTISLHEHPRTLFPQTGWPEETGAGAGEGSAVNLALPAGTGDAGWLRAFHAVVPELLAEFRPQVLVTQHGADTHFEDPLAHLAVSLDAQRAVMESCHELAHQYAEGGRWVALGGGGYAVVDVVPRSWTHLVGIAAHAPVDPESVVPPSWRDLVYARTRQLGPGRMTDGRTPSWQSWEDGYDPADRLDQAVIATRKAAFPLRGLLA, translated from the coding sequence ATGAGCGGCCGCACACAGCTGATGTGGGATGACGCAGTTACGGGATACGACTTCGGGGAGAGCCACCCCATGGACCCGGTCCGGCTGGCCCTGACGATGGGGCTGGTGCGGGCGTTCGGGCTGGACGAGGTGGTGGATCTGCGGGCGGCGAAGGCCGTGGGGGACTCGACCCTGCGGCTCGTGCACCGGCAGGACTACGTGTCCGCCGTACGGGCCGCCTCCGCCGATCCCCGGGCCGCCGACCAGGACTACGGGCTCGGCACCGTCGACGATCCGGCGTTCACCGGGATGCACGAGGCGTCCGCGCTGATCGCCGGGCTGTCGGTCGGGGCCGCGGAGGCCGTGTGGCGGGGGGAGACCGCGCACGCCGTGAACTTCACCGGGGGGCTGCATCACGCCATGCCGGGCGCGGCCGCCGGGTTCTGCATCTACAACGATCCGGCCCTGGCCATCGCCCGGCTGCTGGAGCTCGGCGCCGAGCGGGTCGCGTACGTCGATGTGGACGTCCACCACGGGGACGGGGTGCAGGCCGCGTTCTGGGAGGACCCGAGGGTGCTGACCATCTCCCTGCACGAGCACCCCCGGACCCTCTTTCCGCAGACCGGGTGGCCGGAGGAGACCGGGGCCGGGGCGGGCGAGGGTTCCGCGGTGAACCTCGCGCTGCCCGCCGGGACCGGGGACGCCGGGTGGCTGCGGGCCTTCCACGCCGTCGTACCCGAGTTGCTGGCCGAGTTCCGGCCCCAGGTGCTCGTCACGCAGCACGGGGCCGACACCCACTTCGAGGACCCGCTCGCCCATCTCGCCGTCTCGCTGGACGCGCAGCGGGCGGTGATGGAGTCCTGTCACGAGCTGGCCCACCAGTACGCCGAGGGCGGGCGGTGGGTGGCGCTCGGCGGGGGCGGGTACGCGGTGGTGGACGTCGTACCCCGGTCGTGGACGCATCTGGTGGGGATCGCCGCGCACGCGCCCGTCGATCCGGAGTCCGTGGTGCCGCCGTCGTGGCGTGATCTTGTCTACGCCCGTACACGGCAGTTGGGCCCCGGCCGGATGACCGACGGGCGTACGCCCTCCTGGCAGTCCTGGGAGGACGGGTACGACCCGGCGGACCGGCTGGACCAGGCCGTCATCGCCACCCGTAAGGCGGCCTTTCCGCTGCGGGGGCTGCTCGCCTGA
- a CDS encoding MFS transporter, whose product MTDRGLRHGRASLALSFGVQGVAFALLVTRIPALQDQYGISDGLLPAFLAAVPILAGVGSVLTEKVVARVRPGVVLRWAQPLVLLSLLGVGAGRQLWHIAVALGVFGLAVGALDASMNMMGVSLQRAYGRSIMLGFHAAYSLGGIAGASLAWVGARWDLSLFASYLPVVAVLLPAALLGSRWYTEGRSPDAGGADSLKAGSGAVSFKLLLPLCLVMCFAYIGDSTVSNWSAKYLQDVLGSSEQMSTLPYNVYMVTTLLGRAVGDLGVRRFGAAAVVRGGSLLAAGGFAVVAGAPGAWVGMAGFTMLGLGLCVIVPQTFAAAGRLFPGNSDAAVARLNIFNYVGFLVGSPLVGVLGDAWSYRGAMLVPMVLVLATLVYARSFASEPARYGGGHERPHTADVG is encoded by the coding sequence ATGACCGATCGGGGCTTGCGGCACGGCAGGGCTTCACTGGCGCTCAGCTTCGGCGTCCAGGGGGTGGCGTTCGCGCTCCTGGTGACACGTATCCCCGCCCTTCAGGACCAGTACGGGATATCCGACGGGCTGCTGCCCGCCTTCCTGGCCGCTGTCCCGATCCTGGCGGGCGTCGGCAGCGTACTCACCGAGAAGGTGGTCGCGCGGGTGCGGCCCGGTGTCGTCCTGCGGTGGGCGCAGCCCCTCGTCCTGCTCTCCCTGCTGGGGGTGGGCGCCGGGCGCCAGCTCTGGCACATCGCCGTGGCGCTCGGGGTCTTCGGGCTGGCGGTCGGGGCGCTGGACGCCTCGATGAACATGATGGGCGTCAGCCTTCAGCGGGCGTACGGGCGCTCCATCATGCTCGGGTTCCACGCCGCGTACAGCCTCGGGGGGATCGCCGGGGCGTCGCTGGCGTGGGTCGGGGCGCGCTGGGATCTGTCGCTGTTCGCGTCCTACCTGCCTGTGGTGGCCGTCCTGCTGCCGGCCGCGCTCCTCGGCAGCCGGTGGTACACGGAGGGAAGAAGTCCGGACGCGGGCGGTGCCGACTCCCTGAAGGCGGGGAGTGGGGCTGTCTCCTTCAAGCTGTTGCTGCCGCTCTGCCTGGTGATGTGTTTCGCGTACATCGGTGACTCGACCGTCTCCAACTGGAGTGCCAAGTACCTCCAGGACGTGCTCGGCAGCTCGGAGCAGATGTCGACGCTTCCGTACAACGTCTACATGGTGACGACGCTGCTGGGGCGGGCCGTCGGGGACCTCGGGGTGCGGCGGTTCGGGGCTGCGGCCGTGGTGCGGGGCGGGAGTCTGCTGGCGGCCGGGGGGTTCGCGGTGGTGGCGGGGGCGCCGGGGGCCTGGGTGGGGATGGCCGGATTCACCATGCTGGGACTCGGGCTCTGTGTGATCGTGCCGCAGACCTTCGCGGCGGCCGGGCGGCTGTTCCCGGGGAACAGCGATGCCGCTGTGGCCCGGCTCAATATCTTCAACTATGTCGGGTTCCTGGTGGGTTCGCCGCTGGTCGGGGTTCTGGGCGATGCGTGGAGTTACCGGGGGGCCATGCTCGTACCGATGGTTCTGGTGCTGGCGACACTGGTGTACGCCCGCTCGTTCGCGTCGGAGCCCGCCCGATACGGTGGCGGGCATGAGCGGCCGCACACAGCTGATGTGGGATGA
- a CDS encoding HAD family hydrolase, with protein MRYELVIFDNDGVLVDSEPIANTILAGYLTELGHPTSYEESLRDYMGAAVHRVHDLVEERGGEKLPADFEDTLHARTFAAFQRELVAVDGAEELLGKLVADGVDYCVASSGSHEKIRVGHRRTGLDQWFEEEWIFSSEDVGRGKPAPDLFLYAAERMGVAPERCVVIEDSPLGVEAARAAGMDVYGFTSMMPADRLTGVTGHFSDMAQLPELLA; from the coding sequence ATGCGCTACGAACTGGTCATCTTCGACAACGATGGTGTGCTCGTCGACAGTGAGCCGATCGCCAACACCATCCTCGCCGGCTACCTCACCGAGCTCGGGCACCCCACCTCGTACGAGGAGTCCCTCCGCGACTACATGGGGGCCGCCGTGCACCGGGTGCACGACCTCGTCGAGGAACGGGGTGGCGAGAAGCTTCCCGCGGACTTCGAGGACACCCTCCACGCCCGCACCTTTGCCGCTTTCCAGCGGGAGTTGGTGGCGGTGGACGGGGCCGAGGAGCTGCTCGGCAAGCTCGTCGCCGACGGGGTCGACTACTGCGTCGCCTCCTCCGGGAGCCACGAGAAGATCCGGGTCGGGCACCGCAGGACCGGACTCGACCAGTGGTTCGAGGAGGAGTGGATCTTCAGCTCGGAGGATGTCGGGCGGGGCAAGCCGGCGCCGGACCTGTTCCTGTACGCCGCCGAGCGGATGGGCGTCGCGCCGGAGCGGTGCGTCGTCATCGAGGACAGCCCGCTCGGGGTCGAGGCGGCCCGGGCCGCGGGGATGGACGTGTACGGGTTCACGTCCATGATGCCCGCCGACCGGCTCACCGGGGTGACCGGTCACTTCTCGGACATGGCCCAACTCCCGGAACTGCTCGCCTGA
- the proC gene encoding pyrroline-5-carboxylate reductase codes for MTQTVAVLGTGKIGEALLSGMIRAGWRPADLLVTTRRSERSEELHTRYGVESVSNAEAAKGADILILAVKPQDMGKLLDELAPHVSADRLVISAAAGITTAFIEDRLTAGTPVVRVMPNTPVLVDEGMSVISAGHHATGAHLTTTEEIFGGVGKTLRVPESQQDAATALSGSGPAYFYFLVEAMTDAGILLGLPRTQAHDLIVQAAIGAAVMLRDSGEHPVKLREAVTSPAGTTISAIRELENHGVRAALIAALEAARDRSRELASGNG; via the coding sequence ATGACCCAGACAGTCGCAGTCCTCGGCACCGGCAAGATCGGCGAGGCCCTCCTCAGCGGCATGATCCGGGCGGGCTGGCGACCGGCCGACCTCCTGGTGACCACCCGTCGCAGCGAGCGGTCCGAGGAACTGCACACGCGGTACGGAGTCGAGTCGGTCAGCAACGCCGAGGCGGCCAAGGGCGCGGACATCCTCATCCTGGCGGTGAAGCCGCAGGACATGGGCAAGCTCCTCGACGAACTGGCCCCCCACGTCAGCGCCGACCGCCTGGTCATCAGCGCCGCCGCCGGTATCACCACCGCCTTCATCGAGGACCGCCTCACCGCGGGCACCCCGGTCGTGAGGGTCATGCCCAACACCCCGGTCCTGGTCGACGAGGGCATGTCCGTCATCTCGGCGGGCCACCACGCCACCGGCGCACACCTCACCACCACCGAGGAGATCTTCGGCGGCGTCGGCAAGACCCTGCGCGTCCCGGAGTCCCAGCAGGACGCGGCCACCGCCCTCTCCGGCTCGGGCCCCGCCTACTTCTACTTCCTGGTCGAGGCCATGACCGACGCCGGCATCCTGCTCGGCCTGCCCCGTACCCAGGCCCACGACCTCATCGTCCAGGCAGCCATCGGGGCGGCCGTGATGCTCCGGGACAGCGGCGAACACCCGGTCAAGCTCCGCGAGGCCGTCACCAGCCCCGCCGGCACCACGATCAGCGCCATCCGCGAACTGGAGAACCACGGCGTACGGGCCGCCCTCATCGCCGCCCTCGAAGCCGCCCGCGACCGCAGCCGCGAACTGGCCTCCGGCAACGGCTGA
- a CDS encoding ABC transporter permease — MTTPTAPPTGTTATAPSTGRRPLTPSRTTATAARVLRQLHHDPRTIALLLIVPVAMITLLRYVFDGAPDTFDSIGASLLGIFPLITMFLVTSIATLRERTSGTLERLLALPLGKGDLIAGYALAFGAIAVVQSALATAVSVWLLGLDVMGSPWLLLLVALLDALLGTALGLFVSAFAASEFQAVQFMPAVIFPQLLLCGLFIPRDQMHPVLEAISNVLPMSYAVDGMNQVLHHPDLTGDFLRDIAVVAGSALLVLCLGAITLRRRTP, encoded by the coding sequence ATGACCACCCCCACAGCGCCCCCCACCGGGACCACCGCCACAGCTCCATCCACGGGCCGGCGGCCCCTGACCCCCTCCCGTACGACAGCCACCGCCGCCCGGGTCCTGCGCCAGCTCCACCACGACCCGCGCACGATCGCCCTCCTCCTGATCGTCCCGGTCGCGATGATCACGCTGCTCCGTTACGTCTTCGACGGCGCCCCCGACACGTTCGACTCGATCGGGGCCTCGCTCCTCGGCATCTTCCCGCTGATCACGATGTTCCTGGTGACCTCGATCGCCACCCTGCGCGAACGCACCTCGGGCACCCTGGAGCGCCTCCTCGCCCTCCCGCTCGGCAAGGGCGACCTGATCGCCGGGTACGCCCTCGCGTTCGGCGCGATCGCGGTGGTCCAGTCGGCCCTGGCCACCGCCGTCTCCGTCTGGCTGCTCGGCCTGGACGTCATGGGCTCACCGTGGCTGCTGCTCCTGGTCGCACTTCTCGACGCCCTGCTCGGCACGGCGCTGGGCCTGTTCGTCTCGGCGTTCGCCGCCTCCGAGTTCCAGGCCGTCCAGTTCATGCCGGCGGTGATCTTCCCGCAGCTCCTGCTCTGCGGCCTGTTCATCCCGCGCGACCAGATGCACCCGGTCCTGGAGGCGATCTCGAACGTCCTCCCCATGTCGTACGCCGTCGACGGCATGAACCAGGTCCTCCACCACCCCGACCTCACCGGCGACTTCCTCCGGGACATCGCGGTGGTGGCGGGAAGCGCACTCCTGGTCCTCTGCCTGGGCGCGATCACCCTGCGCCGCCGCACGCCCTGA